A stretch of the Photobacterium sp. CCB-ST2H9 genome encodes the following:
- a CDS encoding LysR family transcriptional regulator codes for MKIDDLKIFVAVASQTSLREAAHVLSMQPGTVSKVIRRIEGYYKQELFHRTGSQWGLTSAGRQLHQRAVELLAVNDTIETEMGQPQRLHLRCSGSEVLQSRFLGMITQPLLSRFGDVTVEAFMDEGCERLRRHQVDVALVSTSDEQPMVAGIQAIHLADSQFVIAAGTAHPLAEKAGQAIPITEVIAYPFVIPTRKIYGETGSQLSTDGWHEEAFARRTGARVDSVSALLALMKTQAFLAYMPDYVAEQNGFQTIRTTGCPYQCLQRIWLCFHEPVRAGWINTLAGTLSQP; via the coding sequence ATGAAAATCGACGATCTGAAAATATTTGTGGCGGTCGCCAGCCAGACCAGCCTTCGGGAAGCGGCGCATGTCCTGTCGATGCAGCCGGGCACAGTGTCTAAAGTCATCCGGCGGATTGAAGGCTATTACAAACAGGAGCTGTTCCACCGGACAGGCAGCCAGTGGGGGTTAACGTCGGCAGGCAGACAGCTCCACCAGCGTGCGGTGGAACTGCTGGCTGTCAACGACACCATAGAAACCGAAATGGGACAACCTCAGCGGCTGCACCTGAGGTGCAGTGGCTCAGAAGTGTTGCAATCCCGCTTTCTGGGCATGATCACGCAGCCTTTGCTCTCCCGGTTTGGAGACGTGACGGTCGAAGCGTTCATGGATGAAGGTTGTGAGCGTTTACGCCGTCATCAGGTGGATGTGGCGCTGGTGAGTACCTCGGATGAACAGCCGATGGTGGCGGGGATCCAGGCGATTCATCTGGCTGACAGTCAGTTTGTGATTGCTGCGGGAACAGCACATCCGCTGGCCGAAAAAGCAGGTCAGGCAATCCCTATCACTGAAGTGATTGCGTATCCCTTTGTGATTCCGACGCGCAAAATTTATGGGGAAACCGGCAGTCAGCTGAGTACGGATGGCTGGCACGAAGAAGCCTTTGCCCGGCGGACCGGCGCCAGAGTGGATTCCGTTTCGGCCTTGCTGGCATTAATGAAGACTCAGGCATTTCTGGCTTACATGCCAGATTACGTTGCCGAGCAGAACGGGTTTCAGACGATCAGGACGACAGGATGTCCGTATCAGTGTCTTCAGCGGATCTGGCTCTGTTTTCATGAGCCGGTCAGGGCGGGCTGGATTAATACGCTGGCAGGCACCTTGTCACAGCCGTAA
- a CDS encoding SRPBCC family protein yields the protein MTLDDISTTSTAKELGLSCVIPATPEKVFRAWTDPELVKVWYVPAPWSVASATLDVRPGGRSLIVMRSPDGQEFPAQGVYLEVVPGKRLVFTDAFVSGWEVSEKPFMTVTLTFEPCEGGTRYTARVQHWSEQSRAEHEEMGFHEGWSQCALQLAELVKTL from the coding sequence ATGACGCTCGATGATATTTCGACCACTAGTACAGCAAAGGAACTTGGACTGAGTTGTGTGATTCCGGCCACACCGGAGAAAGTGTTCCGGGCCTGGACAGATCCGGAACTGGTGAAAGTCTGGTACGTCCCGGCGCCTTGGTCGGTGGCATCTGCAACGCTGGATGTCAGGCCCGGAGGACGCAGCTTGATTGTCATGCGCAGTCCGGACGGGCAGGAATTTCCGGCACAAGGCGTTTATCTGGAGGTGGTGCCGGGGAAACGTTTAGTCTTTACCGATGCCTTTGTGTCAGGTTGGGAAGTTTCTGAAAAGCCTTTTATGACGGTAACGCTGACCTTTGAACCCTGTGAGGGCGGAACCCGTTATACCGCGAGGGTTCAGCACTGGAGTGAACAAAGCCGGGCAGAACACGAAGAAATGGGGTTCCATGAAGGCTGGTCGCAATGTGCGCTGCAACTGGCTGAGCTGGTCAAAACCCTGTAA
- a CDS encoding GNAT family N-acetyltransferase, which yields MIELQTPRLIIRPWKDEDLVPFAAMSADPAVMRYFPSTLSEEESQQAAHRARALIEEKGWGFWAVELKETGTFIGFVGLHYQDSEIPNAPFVEIGWRLASEYWGQGLAPEAAERALQFAFDDLNAPDVYAFTALSNLPSQRVMKKLGMTDCLQNFLHPKLPADHQLAEHCLYRISRSEWLVRSQ from the coding sequence ATGATTGAGTTACAAACCCCCCGGCTGATTATCCGGCCATGGAAAGATGAAGATCTGGTTCCTTTTGCTGCAATGTCGGCAGATCCGGCTGTGATGCGTTATTTCCCGTCGACTTTGTCGGAGGAAGAAAGTCAGCAGGCCGCCCATCGTGCGCGAGCACTGATTGAAGAAAAAGGCTGGGGGTTCTGGGCTGTCGAGCTGAAAGAAACCGGGACCTTTATTGGGTTTGTCGGACTGCATTATCAGGACTCGGAGATTCCCAATGCGCCTTTTGTTGAGATTGGCTGGCGGCTTGCGTCTGAATACTGGGGCCAGGGCCTGGCTCCTGAAGCGGCGGAACGGGCTCTGCAGTTTGCCTTTGATGATTTAAATGCCCCGGATGTCTATGCGTTTACGGCGCTTTCGAATCTGCCTTCTCAGCGTGTTATGAAAAAACTGGGGATGACGGATTGCCTGCAGAACTTTCTGCACCCGAAGTTGCCTGCTGATCATCAATTGGCGGAGCATTGTCTTTACCGGATTTCGCGCTCTGAATGGCTGGTCAGAAGCCAGTAA
- a CDS encoding GNAT family N-acetyltransferase has product MNIRPVSTSDAEALVALFYTLDEETAFMLFEPGERQLTVAQQSDHIKAFTGSRQQVMFVAEAEDNQIAGFVVGIGGHANRNRHAMYCVIGVRQTYQGKGLGRKLLCALETWAESHAFHRLELTVMAHNTVARQLYVSAGFQEEGVKRDSMRVDGALFDEIYMAKLLKA; this is encoded by the coding sequence ATGAATATCAGACCGGTTTCCACGTCAGATGCCGAGGCATTGGTTGCGCTGTTTTATACACTGGATGAAGAAACAGCCTTTATGTTATTCGAGCCGGGTGAGCGTCAGCTGACTGTCGCGCAGCAGTCGGATCACATCAAGGCGTTTACCGGAAGCCGCCAGCAGGTGATGTTTGTGGCAGAAGCTGAGGACAATCAGATAGCTGGGTTTGTGGTGGGGATTGGTGGTCATGCAAACCGGAACCGGCATGCGATGTACTGTGTGATTGGTGTGCGTCAGACATACCAAGGGAAGGGGCTCGGGCGAAAATTACTCTGTGCACTGGAAACCTGGGCTGAAAGCCATGCATTTCATCGTCTCGAACTGACGGTGATGGCACATAACACAGTGGCACGGCAACTGTATGTGTCAGCAGGGTTTCAGGAAGAAGGCGTGAAGCGGGATTCGATGCGGGTAGATGGTGCGTTATTCGATGAAATCTATATGGCCAAACTCCTGAAAGCGTAA
- a CDS encoding NADH:flavin oxidoreductase produces MAFKRFQPLSVSRNLTLKNRLVLPPMASQTANTDGKVTEQTLAHYARLSRSGAGLLMVEYSFVTEDGRSEPHQLGAHDDNCLHGLTQLASLLKETGAVAGLQLTHCGGKTTPDVTLDMMGPSSITVPAYDRELTAPRAMEKADIDHWQRAFIEAAIRAETAGFDLVELHCAHGYGLNQWLSPLTNQRHDEYGGSLRNRARMLLEIVASIRLFSPDLTLMVRVPGQDGYPDGLSREDMAQVCEWLVEAGVALINVSSGIGGWKRPKDKRGEGYLVDDAAYLKQQLTVPVIGVGGIETPEYIEQALANQWLDLAAVGRFLLADPDHFRTTLLSEPTVQTA; encoded by the coding sequence ATGGCATTCAAACGTTTTCAGCCGTTATCCGTTTCCCGGAACCTGACCCTCAAAAACAGACTGGTTTTACCGCCGATGGCTTCCCAGACAGCGAATACGGATGGCAAAGTCACCGAACAGACGCTGGCCCACTATGCACGTTTGTCCCGCTCTGGCGCCGGACTGCTGATGGTCGAATACAGCTTTGTTACTGAAGATGGCCGAAGTGAACCGCATCAGTTGGGTGCGCACGATGACAATTGTCTTCATGGCCTAACACAGCTCGCTTCCCTGCTGAAAGAAACCGGTGCTGTCGCCGGTTTACAACTCACACATTGCGGCGGTAAAACCACACCGGACGTCACCCTGGATATGATGGGTCCTTCCAGCATCACCGTTCCGGCTTACGACAGAGAGCTCACGGCACCGCGCGCCATGGAGAAAGCAGACATTGACCACTGGCAGCGCGCATTCATTGAAGCAGCCATACGCGCAGAAACCGCCGGTTTTGATCTGGTCGAGCTGCACTGCGCCCATGGTTATGGTCTGAATCAATGGTTATCACCGCTGACGAACCAGCGGCATGATGAATATGGCGGCTCACTGCGTAACCGTGCCCGGATGCTGCTCGAGATCGTTGCCAGTATCCGGCTGTTCAGCCCGGATCTGACCTTAATGGTCCGCGTCCCGGGACAGGACGGCTACCCGGATGGTCTGTCCCGGGAGGATATGGCTCAGGTGTGCGAATGGCTGGTTGAAGCCGGTGTCGCCTTGATCAATGTTTCTTCAGGCATCGGAGGCTGGAAACGCCCGAAAGACAAAAGGGGCGAAGGGTATCTCGTTGATGACGCCGCGTACCTGAAACAGCAGTTAACCGTCCCTGTGATTGGTGTCGGCGGCATCGAAACGCCGGAGTATATTGAACAAGCACTGGCAAACCAGTGGCTCGATCTGGCAGCCGTCGGACGCTTTCTTCTGGCTGATCCGGATCATTTCCGGACCACGCTGCTGAGCGAACCAACAGTTCAGACCGCCTAA